AGTCCGGCCGGAGCAGCCCGATGAGATGCTTGAGGAGCACCGACTTCCCGCCGCCGCTCCGTCCGATCACGACGAGGATCTCGCCGGTGGCGATCTCGAGGTCGAGCCCCCGCAGGACCTCCTGCGGTCCGAACGACCGACGCACCCCCACGACCTTGATCACGGGAGCACGGACCCCATGAAGTAGTCCCATACGAGGATGAGCACCGACGAGAGCACCACCGCCTGGGTGGTCGCGCGGGCCACGCCCTCGGCGCCGTGGCCGCAGTAGTAGCCCTTGTAGGTGCAGACCCACGTGACGATGACCCCGAAGGACAGCGCCTTCCAGAAACCCGTCATGATGTCGGCGACGTCGACGAAGGTGTCCATCTCGCCGAAGTACGTCCCGTCGGACATCCCCAGGAGCTGGGACGCGACGAGGTACGCGCCGAAGATGCCCACCACGTCGAAGAGCGCGGCCATCAGCGGGAACGTGATGATCCCGGCCACGATGGGCGGGGCGATCAGGTAGCGGCGGGGATTGAGCGCCATCACGGTGAGGGCATCGATCTGCTCGGTGATCTTCATGATGCCGAGCTCGGCGGTGAGGGCGGACCCGGCGCGGCCGGTGACGATGAGGGCGCAGAGCACGGGCCCGAGCTCGCGGATTAGCGCGAGGGCGACCGCCGGCCCCAGGAAGGCCTCCGAGCCGAAGCGGGAGAGCACGAGGAAGATCTGGAGGCCCAGCACCATGCCGGTGAACGCGCCGGTGAGGATCACGATGGTGAGCGAGCGGAAGCCGATGAAGTGGATGCGCTCGACGATGCGCCCCACCTTGATCGGCGGGATGACGGCGAAGCTGAGCGCCTGGACGAGGAAGCGGCCGAACCGGCCGAGCGACTGCACGATCTCCAGGGTCACCGCGCCGAGCCCCCCGACCACCCGCACCGGCAGGGGCTGGGCTGCGGCCGAGAACCGCTCCGTCATCCGCGGGCGTTCCGGTAGGCCCCCAGAGCCCAGAGGGGGAAGTACTTCGCGTACAGGTGGTACTTGAGGTAGAAGACGCGCGGGAAGCCCGTCCCGTTCCAGAGCGGGTCCTCCCACGCCCCGTCCTCGCCCTGCGTCTCGAGGAGGTAGCGGATTCCCCGCGCCACCGACGGGCGCTCCGCGCCGCCGACCGCGAGCAGGCCGAGCAGCGCCCAGGCCGTCTGGCTGGGAATGGAGGCGCCGCGTCCCGCCTG
The Candidatus Methylomirabilota bacterium genome window above contains:
- a CDS encoding MlaE family lipid ABC transporter permease subunit, with amino-acid sequence MTERFSAAAQPLPVRVVGGLGAVTLEIVQSLGRFGRFLVQALSFAVIPPIKVGRIVERIHFIGFRSLTIVILTGAFTGMVLGLQIFLVLSRFGSEAFLGPAVALALIRELGPVLCALIVTGRAGSALTAELGIMKITEQIDALTVMALNPRRYLIAPPIVAGIITFPLMAALFDVVGIFGAYLVASQLLGMSDGTYFGEMDTFVDVADIMTGFWKALSFGVIVTWVCTYKGYYCGHGAEGVARATTQAVVLSSVLILVWDYFMGSVLP